In Astyanax mexicanus isolate ESR-SI-001 chromosome 5, AstMex3_surface, whole genome shotgun sequence, a single window of DNA contains:
- the LOC125802176 gene encoding voltage-dependent T-type calcium channel subunit alpha-1I-like, whose product MTTEEVDPTAVGMSSPGASPGLEVAPSPGWEEPIDEEKGPLEPEERAGHVEEVDDDVSSELSGLVVPYPELAPVVFFCLKQTTFPRSWCIRLVSSPYPLL is encoded by the coding sequence ATGACAACCGAGGAGGTGGATCCCACCGCAGTGGGCATGTCCTCCCCTGGAGCCAGTCCCGGTCTGGAGGTGGCACCCTCGCCTGGATGGGAGGAGCCAATTGATGAAGAAAAAGGGCCTCTGGAGCCAGAAGAGAGGGCGGGGCATGTGGAGGAGGTGGATGATGATGTCAGCAGTGAGCTGAGTGGTCTGGTGGTCCCGTATCCAGAGCTGGCACCGGTGGTCTTCTTCTGCCTGAAACAGACCACCTTCCCTCGCAGCTGGTGCATCCGCCTCGTCTCCAGCCCATATCCTTTACTGTAA